From the genome of Bacteroides sp. MSB163, one region includes:
- a CDS encoding TIGR03905 family TSCPD domain-containing protein, whose protein sequence is MKYTYKTQGTCSSHIELEIENNIITDIAFWGGCNGNLQGLSRLVKGMSVNDVISRLEGVRCGRRSTSCPDQLCRALHEMGF, encoded by the coding sequence ATGAAGTATACTTATAAGACTCAAGGTACATGTAGTTCTCACATTGAATTGGAAATAGAAAATAATATAATAACGGATATTGCGTTTTGGGGAGGTTGTAACGGAAATTTGCAAGGTCTTTCCCGTCTGGTGAAAGGAATGTCAGTAAATGATGTGATTTCCCGTCTGGAGGGGGTTCGTTGCGGAAGGCGTTCAACTTCTTGTCCGGATCAGTTATGTAGGGCACTGCATGAAATGGGATTCTAA
- a CDS encoding YebC/PmpR family DNA-binding transcriptional regulator, protein MGRAFEYRKAAKLKRWGHMAKTFTRLGKQIAIAVKAGGPEPENNPTLRSVIATCKRENMPKDNIDRAIKNAMGKDQSDYKGMTYEGYGPHGVAVFVDTLTDNTTRTVADVRSVFNKFGGNLGTMGSLAFLFDHKCMFTFKKKDGIDMEELILDLIDYDVDDEFEEDEEEGTITIYGDPKSYAAIQKHLEECGFEDVGGEFTYIPNDTKEVTPEQRETLDKMIERLEEFDDVQTVYTNMKPEGSEE, encoded by the coding sequence ATGGGAAGAGCATTTGAATATAGAAAAGCTGCCAAATTGAAAAGATGGGGTCACATGGCAAAGACCTTTACAAGACTGGGTAAACAAATTGCTATTGCAGTAAAGGCTGGTGGCCCGGAACCGGAAAATAATCCGACTTTGCGTTCGGTTATCGCTACTTGTAAGCGTGAGAATATGCCGAAGGATAACATTGACCGTGCTATCAAGAATGCAATGGGTAAGGACCAGAGTGATTACAAAGGAATGACTTATGAAGGATACGGTCCTCACGGTGTTGCTGTATTCGTAGATACGTTGACTGACAATACTACCCGCACAGTCGCTGATGTACGTTCCGTATTCAATAAGTTTGGCGGAAACTTGGGTACTATGGGATCATTAGCTTTCCTGTTCGACCATAAGTGTATGTTTACTTTCAAGAAGAAGGACGGCATAGATATGGAAGAACTCATTCTTGATCTGATTGACTACGATGTAGATGATGAGTTCGAAGAGGATGAAGAAGAAGGAACAATCACTATCTATGGCGATCCGAAGAGCTATGCAGCTATCCAGAAACATCTGGAAGAATGTGGCTTTGAGGATGTCGGTGGTGAATTTACTTATATTCCGAACGATACGAAAGAGGTGACTCCCGAGCAACGTGAAACTTTGGATAAGATGATAGAACGTCTCGAAGAGTTTGATGATGTGCAAACAGTTTATACCAATATGAAGCCGGAGGGTAGTGAAGAGTAA
- the pheT gene encoding phenylalanine--tRNA ligase subunit beta: MNISYNWLKEYVDFDLTPEEVAAALTSIGLETGSVEEVQTIKGGLEGLVIGEVLTCIPHPNSDHMHVTTVNLGQGEPVQIVCGAPNVAAGQKVVIATLGAKLYDGDECFTIKKSKLRGVESNGMICAEDEIGIGTDHAGIIVLPADAVPGTLAKDYYNIKSDYVLEVDITPNRADACSHYGVARDLYAYLVQNNKPTSLKKPSVDAFAIENHDLDINVTVENSEACPRYAGVTVKGVTVKESPEWLQNKLRIIGLRPINNVVDITNYIVHAFGQPLHCFDADKIKGGEVVVKTMPEGTPFVTLDGVERKLSDRDLMICDTEKPMCIAGVFGGLDSGSTETTKDVFIESAYFHPTWVRKTARRHGLNTDASFRFERGIDPNITIYCLKLAALMVKELAGGTISSEVKDVCATPAQDFIVELSYEKVHSLVGKVIPVETIKSIVTSLEMKITNETAEGLTLAVPPYRVDVQRDCDVIEDILRIYGYNNVEIPSTLKSSLTTKGEHDKSNKLQNLVAEQLVGCGFNEILNNSLTRAGYYDGMETYPSKNLVMLLNPLSTDLNAMRQTLLFGGLESISHNANRKNADLKFFEFGNCYYFNEEKKNPEKSLAAYTENYHLGLWVTGKKVSNSWAHADEESSVYELKAYVENIFQRLGLNMRNLVVGNLTDDIYAAALSVQTKGGKRLATFGIVTKKILKAFDIDNEVYYADLNWKELMKAIRSVKISYTEVSKFPAVKRDLALLIDKKVQFAEIEKIAYETEKKLLKDVSLFDVYEGKNLEAGKKSYAVSFLLQDEAQTLNDKMIDKIMSKLVKNLEDKLDAKLR, translated from the coding sequence ATGAATATCTCTTATAATTGGTTGAAGGAGTATGTCGATTTCGATTTGACACCGGAAGAAGTTGCCGCTGCATTAACTTCTATTGGCTTGGAAACGGGAAGTGTAGAAGAAGTGCAAACGATTAAAGGAGGACTGGAAGGTCTCGTTATCGGTGAGGTATTGACATGCATTCCTCATCCGAATTCAGACCACATGCACGTGACTACTGTGAATCTGGGACAGGGGGAACCTGTGCAGATCGTATGCGGTGCACCGAATGTGGCTGCCGGTCAGAAAGTGGTAATTGCCACTTTGGGTGCAAAACTCTATGACGGAGATGAATGTTTTACGATTAAAAAGTCAAAACTCCGTGGTGTTGAGTCCAATGGGATGATTTGCGCTGAAGATGAAATCGGTATTGGTACAGATCATGCGGGTATCATTGTTCTGCCGGCTGATGCAGTTCCGGGAACTCTTGCCAAAGATTATTATAATATCAAGAGCGACTATGTGCTGGAAGTGGATATCACTCCGAATCGTGCCGATGCTTGTTCTCACTATGGGGTAGCTCGTGATTTGTACGCTTATCTGGTGCAAAATAACAAACCGACTTCTCTGAAGAAACCGTCTGTAGATGCTTTTGCCATTGAAAATCATGATCTGGATATCAATGTTACAGTTGAAAACAGTGAAGCTTGCCCTCGCTATGCCGGTGTAACGGTGAAAGGCGTAACAGTAAAAGAAAGTCCGGAATGGTTGCAGAATAAACTCCGTATCATCGGACTGCGTCCTATCAACAATGTAGTGGATATCACGAATTACATTGTTCATGCATTCGGCCAGCCATTGCACTGCTTTGATGCAGATAAAATTAAAGGTGGCGAAGTAGTGGTGAAGACAATGCCTGAAGGTACTCCGTTTGTCACGTTGGATGGCGTGGAACGTAAATTATCTGATCGTGACCTGATGATTTGTGACACGGAAAAGCCGATGTGTATTGCCGGTGTATTCGGTGGTCTGGATTCCGGTTCTACGGAAACTACCAAAGATGTTTTCATAGAAAGCGCTTATTTCCATCCGACATGGGTTCGTAAGACAGCTCGTCGTCACGGACTGAATACAGATGCTTCTTTCCGCTTTGAAAGAGGCATTGACCCCAATATCACTATTTACTGTCTGAAATTGGCCGCCTTGATGGTGAAAGAGCTGGCTGGTGGTACTATTTCTTCTGAAGTAAAGGATGTTTGTGCAACTCCTGCTCAGGATTTCATCGTAGAGTTATCTTATGAGAAGGTGCATTCGTTGGTAGGTAAAGTGATTCCGGTGGAGACAATCAAGAGCATTGTTACCAGTCTGGAGATGAAAATAACCAATGAGACGGCAGAAGGATTGACTTTGGCGGTTCCTCCTTATCGTGTAGACGTGCAACGCGATTGTGATGTTATTGAAGATATTCTCCGTATTTATGGATATAATAATGTTGAAATACCGTCTACGCTGAAGTCTAGCTTGACTACGAAGGGCGAACATGATAAGTCTAACAAGTTGCAGAACCTGGTGGCTGAACAGTTGGTAGGTTGTGGTTTCAATGAGATTCTGAATAACTCACTGACACGTGCCGGCTATTATGACGGTATGGAAACTTATCCTTCTAAAAACTTGGTGATGCTACTGAATCCGTTGAGTACAGACCTGAATGCCATGCGTCAGACTTTGTTGTTCGGTGGATTGGAAAGTATCTCTCATAATGCTAACCGTAAGAATGCCGACCTGAAATTCTTTGAATTCGGAAATTGCTATTATTTCAATGAAGAAAAGAAGAATCCCGAAAAGTCATTGGCTGCTTACACTGAGAATTATCATCTCGGGTTGTGGGTAACGGGTAAAAAAGTATCCAATTCATGGGCGCATGCTGATGAAGAAAGCTCTGTATATGAGTTGAAGGCTTACGTGGAGAATATTTTCCAGCGTTTAGGGCTGAATATGAGAAATCTGGTTGTAGGTAACCTGACGGATGATATTTATGCTGCTGCCTTGTCTGTACAGACTAAGGGTGGAAAGCGTCTTGCTACATTCGGCATCGTAACAAAGAAGATTCTGAAAGCTTTCGACATTGACAATGAAGTATATTACGCTGACCTGAATTGGAAAGAGCTGATGAAAGCCATCCGTTCTGTAAAGATCAGCTATACGGAAGTTTCCAAATTTCCGGCTGTGAAGCGTGACCTTGCCTTGTTGATTGATAAGAAGGTGCAGTTTGCCGAAATAGAGAAGATTGCTTATGAGACAGAGAAGAAATTGCTGAAAGATGTATCTCTCTTCGATGTTTATGAAGGTAAGAATCTGGAAGCCGGCAAAAAGTCGTATGCAGTCAGCTTCCTGTTGCAAGATGAGGCACAGACACTGAACGATAAGATGATCGATAAGATCATGTCGAAACTCGTGAAGAATCTGGAAGATAAGTTGGATGCAAAGCTTCGCTAA
- the dnaB gene encoding replicative DNA helicase, producing the protein MAEQRKAPRSNSKAKIQPVNDYGRIQPQAPELEEAVLGALMIEKDAYSLVSEILRPESFYEHRHQLIYSAITDLAVNQKPVDILTVKEQLAKRGDLEEVGGPFYITQLSSKVASSAHIEYHARIIAQKALARELITFTSNVQSKAFDETLDVDDLMQEAEGRLFEISQQNMKKDYTQINPVIAEAYQLIQTAAARTDGLSGLESGFTKLDKMTSGWQKSDLIIIAARPAMGKTAFVLSMAKNIAVNYRNPVAVFSLEMSNVQLVNRLISNACEIPSEKIKSGQLADYEWQQLDYKLRDLLDAPLYVDDTPSLSVFELRTKARRLVREHGVRIIIIDYLQLMNASGMSFGSRQEEVSTISRSLKGLAKELNIPIIALSQLNRGVESREGEEGKRPQLSDLRESGAIEQDADMVCFIHRPEYYKIYTSQDGTDLRGMAEIIIAKHRNGAVGDVRLRFIGQYTRFQNPEDDMVIPHPAEGGGATFGSKMNAVSDGSVPPPAEFAPQTDNPFGGVGSDGPLPF; encoded by the coding sequence ATGGCAGAACAGAGAAAAGCTCCCCGAAGCAATAGTAAGGCAAAAATACAGCCCGTAAATGACTACGGACGTATCCAGCCGCAAGCACCGGAACTGGAAGAGGCTGTATTGGGAGCATTGATGATAGAGAAAGACGCTTATTCGTTAGTAAGTGAAATTCTTCGTCCGGAGTCTTTTTATGAGCACCGGCACCAGTTGATTTATTCCGCTATCACCGACCTGGCTGTGAATCAGAAACCGGTGGATATCCTTACGGTAAAGGAGCAACTTGCTAAACGCGGTGATTTGGAGGAAGTGGGCGGTCCGTTTTATATAACTCAGTTAAGTAGTAAGGTTGCCTCTTCAGCGCATATTGAATATCACGCCCGCATCATTGCACAGAAGGCATTGGCTCGTGAATTGATTACATTTACCAGCAATGTTCAGAGTAAAGCTTTCGATGAAACTCTGGACGTAGATGATTTGATGCAGGAAGCTGAAGGAAGATTGTTTGAGATCTCTCAGCAGAACATGAAGAAGGATTATACGCAGATTAATCCTGTCATTGCCGAAGCGTATCAGTTAATTCAGACAGCGGCTGCCCGTACGGACGGTTTAAGTGGTTTGGAGAGCGGTTTTACCAAACTTGACAAGATGACTTCCGGTTGGCAGAAATCGGACCTTATTATTATTGCTGCCCGTCCGGCAATGGGAAAGACGGCATTCGTACTTTCTATGGCAAAGAATATTGCAGTGAATTATCGTAATCCGGTAGCTGTGTTCTCTCTTGAAATGAGTAACGTACAGTTGGTGAATCGTTTGATCTCCAACGCGTGCGAAATTCCGAGTGAGAAAATTAAGAGCGGACAGCTGGCGGATTATGAATGGCAACAGTTGGATTATAAGTTGCGTGATCTTTTGGATGCTCCGCTGTATGTAGATGATACACCTTCATTGTCAGTGTTTGAACTTCGTACAAAAGCTCGTCGTCTGGTACGCGAACATGGAGTAAGGATTATTATTATCGACTACCTTCAGTTGATGAATGCGAGTGGGATGTCATTCGGTAGCCGTCAGGAAGAGGTAAGTACGATTTCACGTTCGTTGAAGGGGTTGGCGAAAGAGTTGAATATTCCTATTATTGCTTTGTCGCAGTTGAATCGTGGTGTGGAAAGTCGTGAAGGTGAAGAAGGTAAACGTCCGCAGTTAAGTGACTTGCGTGAGTCGGGAGCCATTGAGCAGGATGCCGATATGGTATGTTTTATTCACCGTCCTGAATATTATAAGATTTATACCTCACAAGATGGAACCGATTTACGTGGTATGGCAGAAATTATTATTGCCAAGCATCGTAATGGTGCGGTAGGTGATGTTCGTTTGCGTTTTATCGGTCAGTACACCCGTTTCCAGAATCCGGAAGATGATATGGTGATTCCGCATCCGGCAGAAGGTGGTGGAGCAACCTTTGGTTCTAAAATGAATGCAGTAAGTGATGGCAGTGTGCCGCCTCCGGCTGAGTTTGCCCCTCAAACAGACAATCCATTTGGTGGGGTGGGATCGGATGGACCGTTGCCATTCTAA
- a CDS encoding DegT/DnrJ/EryC1/StrS family aminotransferase, with protein MDKRIYLCLAHMSGKEQAFIKEAFDTNWVVPLGPNVNAFEDELKHFVGQDKEVVALSAGTAAIHLGLIQLGVGVGDEVICQSFTFCASANPVAYQGANPVFVDSEEDTWNMDPVLLEEAIKDRISKTGKKPKAILPVHLYGMPARIDEICAIAAKYDIPVLEDAAEALGSEFNGRKCGTFGTFGVLSFNGNKMITTSGGGALIVPDESTKKQTMFYATQAREPFPHYQHEKIGYNYRMSNICAGIGRGQMTVLDEHIAHHRHVHALYEKAFEGVDGITLKSNPDDRFNANYWLSTILIDPVKTGTTYDEVRRNLDERGIETRPLWKPMHLQPVYAHNPCYVNGVSERLFNMGLCIPAGPWVTDEDVAYIVEQIKACCKG; from the coding sequence ATGGACAAGAGAATTTATCTTTGCCTTGCTCACATGAGCGGCAAGGAGCAGGCTTTTATAAAGGAAGCTTTCGATACTAACTGGGTTGTTCCTTTAGGCCCCAACGTGAATGCTTTCGAAGATGAACTGAAACATTTTGTAGGACAGGATAAGGAAGTTGTAGCTTTGTCTGCGGGTACGGCGGCCATCCATTTGGGATTAATCCAACTTGGTGTAGGAGTCGGTGATGAGGTTATCTGCCAGTCGTTTACGTTCTGCGCGTCAGCCAATCCTGTAGCTTACCAGGGAGCTAACCCTGTGTTTGTCGACAGTGAGGAGGATACCTGGAATATGGACCCTGTTTTGCTGGAAGAAGCCATCAAAGACAGAATCTCGAAGACAGGTAAGAAGCCTAAAGCTATTCTTCCTGTTCATCTTTACGGTATGCCTGCCAGAATTGATGAGATTTGCGCGATAGCCGCTAAATATGATATTCCAGTGCTGGAGGATGCTGCGGAAGCTTTAGGCTCTGAGTTTAATGGCCGGAAATGTGGTACGTTCGGTACCTTTGGCGTGTTGTCTTTTAACGGTAACAAGATGATCACGACTTCGGGTGGTGGCGCTTTGATCGTTCCTGATGAAAGCACCAAGAAGCAGACAATGTTTTACGCTACGCAGGCTCGTGAACCTTTCCCTCATTACCAGCATGAAAAGATCGGTTACAATTATCGTATGAGCAATATTTGTGCGGGTATCGGTCGTGGTCAGATGACCGTATTGGATGAGCATATTGCGCATCACCGTCATGTACATGCTCTTTATGAGAAGGCTTTTGAAGGTGTGGACGGTATTACGTTGAAATCTAATCCTGATGATCGTTTCAACGCTAATTATTGGCTGTCTACTATTCTGATAGATCCTGTGAAGACCGGTACTACCTATGATGAAGTCCGCCGTAACCTGGATGAACGGGGAATTGAGACCCGTCCCTTGTGGAAACCTATGCATTTGCAGCCTGTCTATGCCCATAATCCTTGTTATGTGAATGGTGTTTCTGAACGTTTGTTTAATATGGGTTTATGTATTCCTGCCGGTCCTTGGGTGACGGATGAAGATGTGGCATATATTGTAGAGCAAATAAAGGCATGTTGTAAAGGGTGA
- a CDS encoding glycosyltransferase family 2 protein gives MDVTCTPDMEMLISIITVVLNREATVEDTLRSVLTQTYPHIECIVVDGGSVDNTVSTIEKYVPLFEGRLKYISEADSGVYEAMNKGLRMAAGDVVGYLNSDDVFKDRYVIETIAQTFEKPEIDAVFGNVLYRRRNDERLLRRYSGNYFNPGMLPYGIMPPHPSFYARKSCYIKSGGFNSNFRIAGDYELFLRFFLKERICYRYLDLDVVVMRFGGISNRSFYSVLCGNSIELMKACRINGIYTNWLILFSRFFMKVGGVIRWLIVPHYIWRK, from the coding sequence ATGGACGTAACTTGTACCCCGGACATGGAGATGCTTATATCCATTATAACGGTTGTATTGAACAGGGAGGCAACGGTTGAAGATACGCTTCGGTCTGTTCTGACTCAAACTTATCCTCACATAGAGTGTATTGTTGTTGACGGAGGTTCCGTAGATAATACCGTTTCTACAATAGAAAAGTATGTTCCTTTGTTTGAAGGACGACTGAAATATATCAGTGAAGCAGATTCCGGTGTTTATGAAGCCATGAACAAAGGATTGCGGATGGCTGCGGGAGATGTTGTCGGTTATCTGAATTCTGACGATGTTTTTAAAGACCGGTATGTAATAGAAACAATAGCCCAAACTTTTGAAAAGCCGGAGATTGATGCTGTATTTGGGAATGTGTTGTATAGAAGAAGGAATGACGAACGATTGCTTCGTAGATATTCGGGTAATTATTTTAATCCCGGGATGTTGCCCTATGGCATAATGCCTCCCCATCCTTCTTTTTATGCAAGAAAATCGTGTTATATAAAGTCCGGAGGATTTAATTCGAATTTCCGGATTGCCGGTGACTATGAATTGTTTTTGCGTTTTTTCCTGAAGGAAAGGATTTGCTACCGCTATCTTGATCTTGACGTAGTAGTGATGCGCTTCGGTGGGATTAGCAATAGGAGTTTTTATAGTGTATTATGTGGGAATAGCATTGAACTTATGAAGGCGTGTAGAATTAACGGTATATATACGAATTGGCTTATACTTTTTTCCCGCTTTTTTATGAAAGTGGGAGGAGTTATCCGATGGTTGATAGTGCCTCATTATATTTGGCGGAAATAA
- a CDS encoding MBL fold metallo-hydrolase — MYIHRIINSVFTSNTYILTSEGPSTFLIDIGDVQPVKEWLDNDGKVVKAVFLTHTHYDHIYGIRELIKAYPDCIIYTSSFGKEALGSDKLNFSRYHNDPIVWTENNISILGEGDKIEITTGNVLEVLETPGHDKSCLTYKLGNDVFSGDSYIPGVKVIASFPNSHKTDAVKSKERIVRLADGRNLYPGHGDAYIHYNGCIEQGGNG, encoded by the coding sequence ATGTATATCCATCGGATCATAAACAGTGTGTTTACTTCAAATACGTATATTCTTACCAGTGAGGGGCCGTCGACTTTTTTAATAGACATCGGTGATGTTCAGCCTGTAAAGGAGTGGCTGGATAACGATGGAAAAGTTGTGAAGGCAGTATTCCTGACTCATACTCACTATGATCATATTTATGGGATCAGGGAACTGATAAAAGCATATCCGGATTGTATCATTTATACTTCCTCTTTTGGAAAGGAAGCTCTGGGCTCTGACAAGTTAAATTTCTCACGTTATCATAATGATCCCATTGTATGGACTGAAAATAATATCAGCATACTGGGAGAGGGTGATAAAATAGAAATTACTACTGGAAATGTTTTGGAAGTACTGGAGACACCGGGACATGATAAAAGTTGCTTAACTTATAAATTGGGTAATGATGTTTTTTCAGGCGATTCATATATTCCCGGTGTGAAAGTAATAGCTTCATTTCCGAACAGCCATAAAACGGATGCCGTAAAATCAAAAGAGCGTATTGTTCGCTTGGCGGATGGACGTAACTTGTACCCCGGACATGGAGATGCTTATATCCATTATAACGGTTGTATTGAACAGGGAGGCAACGGTTGA
- a CDS encoding sugar transferase — MYKNGLKRAIDFLIVLCALLIIWPILLIIIIFLYFANKGAGVFFTQDRPGKNAQIFKAIKFKTMTDERDAEGNLLPDDVRLTKVGKIVRSLSIDELPQLINVLKGDMALVGPRPLLIKYLPIYSEEQYRRHEIRPGITGWAQVNGRNSISWTKKFELDVWYVDHISFWLDIKIIFLTIKKVFIREGINMEGSATTEPFNGHN; from the coding sequence ATGTATAAGAACGGATTAAAACGTGCGATAGATTTTCTTATTGTATTATGTGCCTTACTTATCATTTGGCCAATCTTACTTATTATTATCATTTTCCTTTATTTTGCTAATAAAGGTGCCGGTGTCTTCTTTACCCAGGATCGTCCCGGGAAAAATGCCCAGATATTTAAGGCTATTAAATTTAAGACTATGACGGATGAACGGGACGCAGAAGGTAATCTGTTGCCGGATGACGTTCGTCTGACAAAGGTCGGAAAAATAGTTCGTTCTCTTTCCATAGATGAATTGCCGCAGTTAATCAACGTTCTAAAGGGAGATATGGCATTAGTAGGACCTCGTCCTTTGTTAATCAAGTATCTTCCTATATATTCGGAAGAGCAATACCGCCGTCATGAAATTCGTCCGGGAATTACGGGTTGGGCACAAGTGAATGGTCGGAATAGCATATCCTGGACTAAGAAATTTGAACTGGATGTTTGGTATGTGGATCATATCTCTTTCTGGCTGGATATAAAGATAATCTTCCTTACAATCAAAAAAGTATTTATTCGTGAAGGAATAAATATGGAAGGAAGTGCAACTACAGAACCATTTAATGGACATAATTAA
- a CDS encoding polysaccharide deacetylase family protein: MNILSFDIEEWYIEKHFKGGRKEKYRQYDKLFDWILNTLDKSNSKATFFCVGQLAVEFPEVLKRISDNGHEVGSHSNRHLWINKMTRQEFAEDTRIAVQEIENLIGKKVSSFRAPAFSIGKDNDWAFEILAENGIEYDCSVFPASRDLGGFPQFTSTIPSLVKKNDYTIKELPVCPARLMGKAVPFSGGGYFRLVPLWLHKELISHMDYVMFYFHINDLIEQSSKFMTKQEFEEYYKEPGTLKNRITRYVKTNIGKGGALNKLDTLLGNYSFCNVQQAAESIDWNKQPLIEL, encoded by the coding sequence ATGAATATATTATCTTTTGATATTGAGGAATGGTATATTGAAAAGCACTTTAAGGGTGGACGAAAAGAGAAATATCGTCAGTATGATAAGTTGTTTGATTGGATTTTGAATACACTTGATAAAAGTAATTCCAAAGCAACATTCTTCTGTGTGGGTCAATTAGCTGTAGAGTTTCCAGAGGTATTGAAAAGAATTTCTGATAATGGTCACGAAGTAGGTAGTCATTCAAATCGGCATCTGTGGATAAACAAGATGACTAGACAGGAATTTGCAGAAGATACACGTATTGCTGTGCAAGAAATCGAGAATTTGATTGGCAAAAAAGTAAGCAGTTTCCGTGCACCGGCTTTCTCAATAGGGAAAGATAATGACTGGGCATTTGAAATATTGGCAGAAAATGGGATTGAATATGATTGTTCTGTTTTTCCAGCTAGTCGGGATTTGGGAGGATTTCCCCAGTTTACTTCGACTATACCTTCGTTGGTTAAAAAGAACGATTATACGATTAAGGAGTTGCCAGTCTGTCCTGCCAGATTAATGGGAAAAGCGGTACCATTTTCGGGTGGCGGCTATTTCAGATTAGTGCCATTGTGGTTGCATAAGGAACTTATTAGTCACATGGATTATGTGATGTTCTATTTTCATATCAATGATTTAATCGAACAGAGTTCAAAGTTCATGACTAAGCAGGAATTTGAAGAATACTATAAAGAACCTGGTACATTAAAGAACCGTATAACCCGTTATGTAAAGACAAACATTGGTAAAGGAGGAGCGTTGAATAAATTGGATACTTTACTAGGGAATTATTCATTCTGTAATGTACAGCAAGCTGCTGAGTCGATAGATTGGAATAAACAACCGTTAATTGAACTGTAG
- a CDS encoding GNAT family N-acetyltransferase codes for MNQIILKKTTELAENEMEQVCILFHEIFPKHSMTVESFRNRYFQTPLGYSIHALLKDENNVVIGSHNLVPYYYVFNGVKTLFAYGAGTMIKKEYRNFFTYERLIRESQKYIVENEKCSFLMGFPNANAYPIQKKGLKRKDIGNLSTYILPVRIGSIKKQFRQLNFLSVFFAELWLYFSVLSFSTKISRPLVHKERMSFNKFRYLEKEGKTPKYSFIENKGMHGVYRVMDYEGIKTAFLLDVYPLSKKNFDWAVRTVYKHCSTQFLDMIMYVGYLPFTPMTLIKVPEKLEPKKFHFVGTIFDHDLIDERIFDIENWEVSLADYDLI; via the coding sequence ATGAACCAAATCATTTTAAAAAAAACAACAGAACTGGCGGAAAATGAAATGGAACAAGTTTGTATCTTGTTTCATGAAATATTCCCTAAGCATTCAATGACTGTTGAGTCCTTTCGGAATCGATATTTTCAAACTCCTTTAGGTTATTCTATTCATGCTTTATTGAAAGATGAGAACAATGTAGTAATTGGTAGTCATAATCTGGTTCCTTATTATTATGTTTTTAATGGGGTAAAAACATTGTTTGCTTATGGGGCTGGTACTATGATTAAGAAAGAATATCGTAATTTTTTTACATATGAACGCTTGATCAGAGAAAGTCAAAAATATATTGTAGAAAATGAGAAATGTTCCTTTTTGATGGGTTTTCCCAATGCTAACGCTTATCCGATTCAGAAAAAAGGACTAAAAAGAAAGGATATTGGAAATCTATCTACTTATATATTACCAGTTAGAATTGGTAGTATTAAAAAGCAATTTCGACAATTAAATTTTCTATCTGTATTTTTTGCAGAATTGTGGCTATACTTCTCTGTGCTTTCTTTCTCAACTAAAATCAGCAGACCTCTTGTTCATAAAGAGCGAATGTCTTTCAATAAGTTCAGATATTTAGAAAAGGAGGGGAAAACACCTAAATATTCTTTTATAGAGAATAAAGGAATGCATGGAGTCTATCGTGTAATGGATTATGAAGGGATAAAGACAGCTTTTTTATTGGATGTATATCCTTTGTCGAAGAAAAACTTCGATTGGGCTGTGAGAACTGTATACAAACATTGTAGTACACAATTCCTTGATATGATCATGTATGTCGGGTATCTTCCTTTTACACCAATGACTCTGATAAAGGTGCCGGAGAAATTAGAACCTAAAAAGTTTCATTTTGTAGGTACTATATTTGATCACGATTTGATAGATGAGAGGATATTTGATATTGAAAATTGGGAAGTAAGCCTTGCTGATTATGATTTAATATAA